A part of Rhinoderma darwinii isolate aRhiDar2 chromosome 1, aRhiDar2.hap1, whole genome shotgun sequence genomic DNA contains:
- the LOC142747836 gene encoding complement component C9-like: MTSLYYIPGVIVTFCLLFCGGFASDETRFSDRVPRSAEAPPPVDCEISSWGVWSECDSCTNQRYRSRSIVKFGQYGGTRCLSSLGEVQRCKLEKRCGDAVSDCGNDYECETGRCIKKSLLCNGDNDCGDNSDEVCDDEKDPKPVCRNIDVELSELGRTAGDGFNFLGMEIKRNPFDNEYFNGICDRVRDGNTRTYYRKPWNVAALVYQTKADKSFTTETYEDAVELLTKILKERTQEFEFSLSVKVTPAEQNDTTITASLGLKSSRNESIQTIKEYSKKTNKQFLRVSGDVELGTFQMRTRGNMLSTTFIEDLNSLPTSYQKAEYFAFLEMYGTHYAVSGVIGGKYELVYVLNSIAMKTKELTTSAVSQCLGYNAGISVAAQGVDVAAKAKASDCEKIISNAEGNTKGTAVIENVVSFVEGGTIDFATILEEKLSRKSTDIDVEHFVKWASSLVDAPVIINRKLSPIYTIVPVDLRDAYIKTKNLERAIEDYVDEYNVCKCQPCQNGGTLVLLDGECVCKCPLEYTGIACEKPKHELYKKPTKPLDGKWSCWKPSPSCTNNEETRTRTCNNPAPQQGGRPCSGENTRNVPC; this comes from the exons GTTTTCAGATCGCGTTCCGAGATCTGCTGAGGCTCCTCCTCCTGTGGACTGTGAGATCAGTAGTTGGGGTGTTTGGAGTGAATGTGACTCATGTACTAATCAGAGG TACCGCTCACGGAGCATTGTGAAGTTTGGGCAGTATGGTGGTACCCGATGCTTGAGCTCATTGGGAGAAGTTCAACGTTGTAAATTAGAAAAGCGGTGTGGAGATGCTGTCAGTGACTGTGGCAACGACTATGAATGTGAAACAG GTAGATGCATAAAAAAGAGTCTGCTATGCAATGGAGACAATGATTGTGGAGACAATTCTGATGAAGTTTGTGATGATGAAAAGGATCCAAAACCTGTGTGCCGTAATATTGATGTTGAATTGTCAGAATTGGGGAGGACAGCAGGAGACGG TTTTAACTTTCTTGGAATGGAAATAAAGAGAAACCCCTTTGACAATGAATACTTCAATGGTATATGTGACCGTGTCCGTGATGGTAACACGAGGACCTATTACCGCAAGCCGTGGAATGTGGCTGCTCTTGTTTATCAG actAAAGCTGATAAATCTTTTACAACTGAAACCTATGAAGATGCAGTGGAACTATTGACTAAGATTTTAAAGGAAAGGACACAGGAGTTTGAATTCtcattgtctgtgaaagtgacacCTGCCGAGCAGAATGACACGACAATTACTGCAAGTTTAGGATTAAAATCATCCAGAAATGAAAGCATTCAAACAATCAAAGAATACTCCAAAAAAACG AACAAACAATTTTTAAGGGTTTCGGGAGATGTGGAGCTGGGGACTTTCCAAATGAGAACAAGAGGCAACATGTTATCAACAACTTTCATTGAAGACTTGAACAGCCTCCCTACCTCCTACCAAAAGGCAGAATATTTTGCTTTTCTAGAGATGTATGGAACTCATTATGCCGTGTCCGGAGTCATTGGAGGGAAATATGAACTTGTTTATGTGTTGAATTCCATAGCTATGAAAACCAAAG AGCTTACTACCAGCGCCGTGTCGCAGTGTCTCGGATATAATGCTGGCATATCGGTGGCAGCTCAAGGAGTTGATGTTGCAGCTAAAGCAAAAGCATCAGATTGTGAAAAGATTATTTCCAATGCAGAAG GGAACACCAAAGGTACCGCTGTGATCGAGAACGTTGTCTCATTTGTGGAGGGAGGAACGATAGATTTTGCAACAATTCTAGAAGAGAAACTTTCCCGGAAAAGTACAGACATTGATGTTGAACACTTTGTTAAATGGGCGTCTTCCTTAGTAGACGCCCCAGTGATAATAAATAGGAAG CTCTCTCCTATTTATACCATTGTTCCTGTTGACCTAAGAGACGCCTATATAAAGACTAAAAATCTTGAGCGAGCAATTGAAGATTACGTGGATGAATATAATGTGTGCAAATGTCAGCCTTGTCAGAATGGTGGCACGTTGGTTCTGCTAGATGGGGAATGCGTGTGTAAGTGCCCACTGGAGTACACTGGCATTGCCTGTGAGAAGCCAAAGCATGAACTATATAAGA AGCCTACCAAGCCTCTTGATGGAAAATGGAGTTGCTGGAAACCCTCACCTTCCTGCACAAACAATGAAGAGACAAGAACCCGAACTTGCAACAACCCAGCACCGCAACAAGGTGGAAGACCATGTTCGGGAGAAAATACAAGGAACGTTCCATGCTGA